The following proteins are co-located in the Paenibacillus sp. FSL H8-0079 genome:
- a CDS encoding ABC transporter ATP-binding protein — MKSNTGKRLLDYALKAKGTFIAALIMLTIGVAAELAGPFIAKSMIDNHLLAIEQPFYETTASDEAAVYNGKNYKREGLFEPDESKGSEVRVLQAGRSFYFVNEPVSAPDGDRVYADGTLTVTRAGEVTGQYAAAPLSAGELFAFYKPEMPSIYQLIMYYMIFLVISVIMEFGKTFWLQSSANKVIQRLRNDVYAHIQRLPVHFFDNLPAGKVVSRVTNDTEAVKDLFVAVLSNFFSGIITIMGVYVALFLLDVRLGLISLFVVPMLIAWIVLYRKFATRYNTIIRSRLSEINAIINESIQGMSIIRVFRHQKQTKQEFEDLNDDYMKHQNKMLNLNAFTSHNLVNVLRNIAFAVVLWYFGSSVLDGTSIISLGVLYAFVDVLGRLFQPITGMVNQLANLDSSLVSAGRVFELMDEKGEAVTDGSMPRYKGNVVFDDVSFAYKKDFVLNNISFKASQGQTVALVGHTGSGKSSIINLLFRFYDPQKGKITIDGQNVKDLPKQWIREHMGIVLQDPYLFTGTIASNVSLGDEKISRERIEQALRDVGAERILAHLPQGFDEPVIEKGSTLSAGQRQLISFARALAFDPAILILDEATANIDTETEALIQNALEVLKKGRTTFIIAHRLSTIRSADQILVLHRGRIVEQGAHDELMELKGRYYKMYQLQQGAQAAAGATSENPSGEIIPTSTSFAGGNA; from the coding sequence TTGAAGTCTAATACAGGCAAAAGGCTGCTTGATTACGCCTTAAAAGCCAAAGGAACATTTATCGCTGCATTAATTATGCTTACCATTGGTGTTGCGGCCGAGCTCGCCGGGCCATTCATTGCCAAATCCATGATCGACAATCATTTGCTCGCGATTGAGCAGCCTTTCTATGAGACGACCGCTTCGGATGAAGCCGCAGTCTACAACGGTAAGAACTACAAACGCGAAGGCTTGTTCGAACCAGATGAAAGCAAAGGTTCTGAAGTGCGAGTATTACAAGCAGGTAGAAGTTTTTATTTTGTAAACGAACCGGTAAGTGCACCTGACGGAGACCGCGTCTATGCGGATGGAACCCTCACGGTTACACGCGCAGGCGAAGTGACAGGACAATATGCGGCAGCACCCCTGTCCGCTGGTGAACTCTTTGCTTTTTACAAACCGGAGATGCCCAGCATCTATCAATTAATTATGTACTACATGATCTTCCTCGTGATCTCGGTCATTATGGAGTTCGGTAAAACATTCTGGCTGCAGTCCTCAGCCAATAAAGTCATTCAAAGACTGCGTAACGATGTGTATGCCCATATTCAGCGACTGCCGGTGCACTTTTTTGATAATCTGCCCGCAGGTAAAGTTGTATCTCGGGTCACGAACGATACAGAGGCCGTCAAGGATCTATTCGTTGCTGTTCTTTCGAACTTTTTCTCAGGGATCATCACGATTATGGGTGTCTACGTCGCACTCTTCCTGCTTGATGTTCGCCTGGGTCTGATCTCGTTATTCGTGGTGCCGATGCTCATTGCGTGGATTGTACTCTATCGCAAATTCGCTACTCGCTACAACACGATCATTCGGTCAAGGCTGAGTGAGATCAATGCGATCATTAACGAGTCCATTCAGGGGATGTCCATTATCCGCGTATTCCGCCATCAGAAACAAACCAAGCAGGAATTCGAAGATCTGAATGATGACTATATGAAACACCAGAACAAAATGCTTAACCTGAATGCCTTCACCTCACACAACCTGGTTAACGTATTACGGAATATCGCCTTTGCAGTTGTGCTGTGGTACTTCGGTTCTAGCGTGTTGGATGGCACAAGTATTATCTCATTGGGTGTTCTGTATGCCTTCGTCGATGTCCTGGGCCGCTTGTTCCAGCCGATTACCGGCATGGTGAATCAGCTCGCCAACCTGGACTCCTCTCTCGTATCCGCCGGTCGCGTCTTTGAGCTGATGGATGAAAAGGGAGAAGCCGTAACCGATGGCTCTATGCCAAGATACAAGGGAAATGTTGTATTTGACGATGTATCCTTTGCTTATAAAAAGGACTTCGTGCTCAACAATATCTCGTTTAAAGCATCGCAAGGTCAGACGGTCGCTCTGGTCGGTCATACCGGTTCCGGTAAAAGCTCGATCATCAACCTGCTGTTCCGGTTCTATGATCCGCAAAAAGGCAAGATCACGATCGACGGTCAGAACGTCAAGGATCTGCCCAAACAGTGGATTCGGGAGCACATGGGTATCGTACTGCAAGACCCGTATCTGTTCACAGGTACGATTGCTTCCAATGTTAGTCTCGGTGATGAGAAGATCTCCCGTGAACGTATTGAACAGGCGCTGCGGGATGTAGGAGCTGAACGTATACTGGCTCATCTCCCTCAAGGCTTTGACGAACCTGTCATCGAAAAAGGAAGTACATTGTCTGCTGGGCAACGCCAATTGATCTCCTTTGCTCGGGCACTGGCGTTTGATCCCGCCATCCTCATTTTGGATGAAGCGACAGCCAATATTGATACGGAAACAGAAGCTTTGATTCAGAACGCACTCGAAGTCCTCAAAAAAGGACGTACCACCTTTATCATTGCTCACCGTCTTTCCACTATTCGTTCGGCAGATCAGATTCTGGTTCTGCATCGCGGGCGTATCGTCGAGCAAGGTGCACATGATGAACTGATGGAGCTTAAAGGCCGCTATTATAAGATGTATCAGCTCCAGCAAGGTGCACAAGCAGCAGCGGGTGCAACCAGCGAGAATCCGTCGGGCGAGATCATTCCAACCTCAACCTCCTTTGCCGGAGGCAATGCATAA
- a CDS encoding ABC transporter transmembrane domain-containing protein, which translates to MFSVLKNLAWFFRLERKRYLTGVILLILVGVAELLPPRLLGNAIDEIVRGSITGTSLTRYILLILGTVIIIYLVTYVWMHKLFGGANLVERLLRSRFMDHLLRMTPPFFEKNRTGDLMARATNDLRSIATTAGFGMLTLTDSTAFLATVLFAMGFLVSWKLTLAAILPLPFIAIAMMIYGKAVHQRYTLAQDAFGDMNDQVLESIAGIRVVRAYVQERLDEKRFADVTEDVYRKNLAVARMDALFEPTIRLFVGLSYVIALAYGIYLVFHNEITLGDLVSFNMYLGMMIWPMFAIGELINLMQRGSASLDRVNETLSVEPAVQDVEQPAHVTNPEEIAMQDVTFRYPSSTVDNLSHISFSLRRGQTLGVVGRTGSGKSTLLKQLLHEYPAGSGTLSISGHPIQDIAKDDLHSWIGYVPQEQVLFSKSVRQNIQFGKHGASDEVIMEAIRTAAFDGDLGTLSDGLDTLVGEKGISLSGGQKQRVSLARAFIANPDILILDDALSAVDARTEAKIIENIRNKRSGKTTLISTHRLSAIEHADRIIVLEHGKITEEGTHQELLAMNGWYREQYERQQVESNLST; encoded by the coding sequence TTGTTCTCTGTACTTAAAAACCTGGCCTGGTTCTTCCGGCTGGAACGCAAACGATACCTGACCGGTGTCATTTTGCTCATCCTGGTGGGCGTTGCCGAACTGCTGCCTCCCCGTCTTCTTGGCAATGCCATCGACGAGATTGTGCGCGGTTCCATTACCGGCACCTCACTTACCCGTTATATCTTGCTTATTCTGGGAACGGTCATCATTATCTATCTGGTTACATACGTTTGGATGCACAAACTGTTCGGTGGAGCCAATCTGGTGGAACGGCTGCTTCGTTCACGCTTCATGGACCACTTGTTACGGATGACTCCGCCCTTTTTTGAGAAAAACAGAACAGGAGATCTGATGGCTCGGGCCACCAATGATCTTCGTTCCATTGCTACTACAGCAGGCTTCGGCATGCTGACCTTAACAGACTCTACGGCCTTTCTAGCCACTGTATTGTTCGCCATGGGTTTTTTGGTCAGTTGGAAACTGACCTTGGCGGCAATCCTGCCATTACCTTTTATCGCCATTGCCATGATGATCTATGGTAAAGCTGTACATCAACGTTACACTCTGGCACAGGATGCATTCGGAGATATGAATGACCAGGTGCTGGAATCCATCGCCGGTATTCGTGTCGTGCGTGCCTATGTGCAGGAACGTCTGGATGAGAAACGGTTCGCCGATGTGACCGAAGATGTATATCGTAAAAACCTGGCTGTTGCCAGAATGGATGCCCTATTTGAACCCACCATCCGACTCTTCGTTGGACTCAGTTATGTGATTGCACTTGCCTACGGCATATATCTTGTATTTCATAATGAAATTACCCTGGGGGATCTCGTATCGTTCAATATGTACCTGGGGATGATGATCTGGCCTATGTTCGCCATCGGCGAATTAATTAACCTGATGCAGCGCGGTAGCGCTTCACTTGATCGGGTCAACGAGACTTTATCCGTAGAACCTGCCGTACAAGATGTGGAGCAACCTGCTCACGTTACGAATCCGGAAGAAATTGCGATGCAGGATGTTACCTTCCGTTACCCTAGCTCCACTGTCGACAATCTTAGTCATATCAGCTTTTCGCTGCGACGGGGTCAGACATTGGGTGTTGTGGGCCGTACAGGTAGTGGTAAGTCTACTTTGCTCAAACAACTGCTTCATGAATACCCTGCCGGTTCGGGCACATTAAGCATCTCTGGTCATCCGATTCAGGATATCGCCAAAGATGACTTGCACAGCTGGATCGGGTACGTACCACAGGAACAAGTCCTGTTCTCCAAATCAGTTCGTCAGAACATTCAATTCGGTAAGCATGGTGCCAGTGATGAAGTGATCATGGAAGCCATTCGTACCGCCGCTTTTGACGGGGATCTGGGAACCTTATCGGATGGACTGGATACACTTGTTGGTGAAAAAGGAATCTCTCTGTCCGGTGGACAGAAACAGCGGGTATCGCTGGCGCGTGCCTTTATTGCTAACCCTGATATTCTGATCCTTGATGATGCCTTATCTGCGGTCGATGCACGTACTGAAGCTAAAATCATTGAAAATATTCGCAACAAACGCTCGGGTAAAACTACGCTGATCTCGACGCATCGCCTGTCCGCTATCGAACATGCTGACCGAATCATCGTACTGGAGCACGGGAAAATTACGGAAGAAGGTACTCACCAGGAACTGTTAGCCATGAACGGCTGGTACCGTGAACAGTATGAACGGCAACAGGTCGAGTCCAATTTGTCCACGTAG